The genomic stretch AATAAACGATATATGCCTGCTCTGTGGTTCGAATTCGGGACCTCTTGATACAAAACTGCACTACACCACGCACAGGTTTATGAAAATATgaggcattctatacatagatggtgacgtcactacgttagtgtattcatagatggtgacgtcactacgttattgtcacctctatactaagacgcatcacattcccctggtttcgggaattatgcttccgccaaagtagttctgcgtaggaatcaaaatgttaataatgaaagaaaactcGTTTttcattgtgtgtttaaaacggaatattatttaaagaaatgttattaaattatgtttaaatgtgattttgaatctctattaagaccgatagcgattatcagaaatttgcgggaggcggaaaactacaacgggcgaggcatggtcaggggtgataaccgcaaaaaagggttagggtaagagttagggttaggggtcgggttagggttagggttgggttgaggctaacccaaaccctaacccgacccctaacactaacccaaaccgtaaccctaaccctctaaccccccccccccccttgcgtaataccataccatgcctcgcccgttgtagttttccgcctcccgcacgattacctgaccgactttcgctttcacttttcattcGTAAAAGAAGTGATACCcccaattcctttcgcgttagtacacaggtcagtaagaccggtgtgtacacaatgaataTGAGATGGTTTAAACGCTTTGACGATAATACCATAAATAATCTATAAAAAAAGCTTTGTAAAAGGAATATTATTTTCTGACTTCGATTTATCAACATCAATCTACAAACATACACTTTTACATTTCTTAGACAAAAGTATTAATTTGCTTCTTTGAATATTCTATTTtagtttttatacatatttttatagtaaCTTTTCCAATCAGCTAACAAGTTTACGACCTCTGCTCACACGTTAACAAACAACGGGTTTATGTGTCACTTTCGAAGTGACACGATCTAAAAATAAACGTCGCATTTGCGTCAGAAAACGATTATTTACAACAGCCCGAACACAGTCTTATCTAGCCGGCCACACACTTTCAAATGGCGAGATCGTTCTGGATCAACAGATGATTTATtgcggagatagtcgatgtatcacgattacTGTTGAGATGGGCAGAGTTTACCCGAACACATGGCGGCAATAACCGAATATCGCCGAAATTAAAGGTTTTTCCGCGTGTGCTTGGTTTCTACGTTGGCTTAACATTTGGAATTCCATTTAATCATCCAGTTATAAACTACATACGCAGTCAAAAATGAATAGATTGAGTATAAAACGTGATCACTTGGGTGAAATAAAACAGGTAGGATAGCCTTTAAAATACTCTTTAGTGTATACTTGTACATTAACAGGAAATATTAAAAtctaatatatacattttatttcctattttaaataacattgttcAATGTATACAACATAATTACAGCTCATCTTTACACAAATTCTCCAACTTCTACTTTTGCTAACACTTCAACAACTTCTACTGCCACTACCACTACTGAAATTttattatacaacaacaactattgaaactacatgtacttctattactactacttctactacttctactactactactactactacttctactactactactactactactactactactactactacttctactactactactactactactaaaataagctgtccgagttgtccgagtcgtcaatttccccttccggACAAGCAGTTTTTCAAAGCcggcttgtccggggacaagtacAATTTCCGTGGTAAACATTTTTCGAGAACGAAACTACTTCATTTTCCGAAAAtcaaaaacgaaagtttatataaatagctaatgattaatctgcggactggcACACGTTTTAACTGCAAGGTAGGtaattttccgataataattatttaatgtagtaaaccagtccactcgtataaaaaaaaacagccaATCACGCGTAAGCATTTTTGTAGAGAAACCAGCGCACATGTGTATAGCACCAGCCAATCACGCATTGGATAACATTTTTCGTACATTGCGaatggccgcatacatgttctaCCGACATGCAGCGAAcataagatgtgttttttttataaaatcacgTCAACGTCAGGCCATGACgcaatcagaccaatgataaattATGTCAAAATACCAGTGCAGTATTCAATTTCAGTGAAGTTTATGGGATCAGAGTAGAAATTCTAATCACACACATTAACTGAGATTATTTCATTTCAAGTAAATTTTCttgtcatgttgagattattaaatatccgagatggtatcatgtgtgacttaaaagtgttattattatatgcacatcttgcttgtattttttgtttatttgatttttctagttaattatgtttataagttaaaataagttaaaatagaAGTTGacaaaagtgtatgtttgtattatttgcttaattagtaatgatcTTTTCTTTTATccatcttaaaagtacggacaagtacttctttggtacggacaactgaatttgtgggtccaacttagtactactactactactactactactactactactactactactactactactactactactattactactactactactactactactactactactactactactactacttctactactactactactactattactgtaCCTCACAAATTAAATCTCAATATTTATCGGccaaaaatacatgtgttttgtcTCATAGTTTACAAGGGGTTGTCGAATGTTTTGTTCAAATTCTTGATTTTCCAAATTGACCTTTGCAAGAATTAAAATTAAACATCTTAAAAGGGGCAAACAGTATGAGAGAAAAAAAATAGCATACGAAGTAAAActgataataaaatatgataatgtgaattgttaatttaaaaatattatattatgagTGTGTTCAATACATATAATGTATCTGGTACAATATATTCCTAGCTTTTGTGCCATGTATTGAAACATAGTTTTGTTTCGTTTAAAGCTATGCTAACACTATGGATGAAAAACAAGAGAAACTTCTACGGCAGAAGCGTGTTGATATTGTAACTGACCTTGAGCCGCGTGGTATTGTCCTTGACACGTTGTATGAAGACGGCGTTCTGACAGAGAATGACGTCGAACTCGTATCGATTGCTCCTACGAGGAAACAACGCTGCCACGTGCTCCTTCAACTTCTGCCAACTCGCGGCCCGGTTGCCTACGGGTCATTACAAAAGGCATTATTGGCGGGAAAATACCATTTTCTGGTGGATAAGCTGGACGCTCAACCAAATGTTGCAGACGAAAATGCGCgggaaaacaaaaaatgtgaatTGTGCCTCAGTTTTCTTCAGAGAATAGTTGGTTGCCATTCGGCTACGAATTCGAAACTATTGGCGTTGCTCAGCGAACATTGTTGTTCGTTTTTGGACAACGTTGAACCTCGTGACGTCATCGACCGACTATTTCAGGATGGAATTCTGGTAAACGATGACATTGACACAATTATGACTTGTTCAACCAGACGAACTCGCTGTGAGACATTGTTTTCACTTCTTCTCAATGTTGAAACGTGTGTGATTGACAGTCTTGCGGCATCTCTTTCGAAAAAATACGGCTTTTTAGTCGAAAAGGTTGCGAGTTTAAAAAGTCTCCATCAACACGAAATGGGTTTCTCGTCGACCACTCAGCGAACTACTCATGACACGGCTTTAAAAGAGTACGACTTTGCCAGCGAGCACGGTGCCATACGAATGGTTCAACCATGTAATCTCGATACAACTGCCGATGATAATGTTCCGTGTACGGCGCCGGTGTGGGGAGTGCAAAACACTGCTACGTGCAGCGATGTCATTGATGGGGCGATGCCGGTTGAGGTCAGTCGTATACACGACGCCAGAGGCGcattaaaacacaaatacatCAACAAACATCCACATCGCAGTGGCGCTGATGTAATAACAAAACTTAAGTGTAATAAATTTCGACTCACAACTGAGGAAAATGATCGTCATGAAAAGCGAGATGCCAATGAGGACACACAATTTTCAGGCAATGAACAAAAATCGAATTGCGCGGTTGCGCAGCAATGCGGTGCGCGGGAAATAATACCAAAACAAGTCACGGCCATTACGTCCGAGAAAACGAGCAAACGACTCCACGTTGCTTTCAACTTTCTTAGCGCGTTGCTCAACCAAGGCCAGTTCGAGAAATTTGAAAGCTTCTCAAACCAGTTGAAAGCGTCGCGTTCGTCAAATAACGACCTCATGTGCATTCTGGGATACCTGCACGCCAGTAAAGACCTGTTCCTGACCGATTTCGATTCCGCGAAAAAACACATCTGTGAAACCATGAAACTCGTTGCCAAGACTTCGAACCCACGCTACTTTGCTTTGAAACTATTCACCGCGAAGACTCGAATGTACACAACTCGGAAGAAGCTGACAAAGGTGCAGGAGACCTTGGACGATGCGATGATGATTCTACAGACAGATCCGGTCGGTTGTACCGGACTCGCCGCC from Dreissena polymorpha isolate Duluth1 chromosome 10, UMN_Dpol_1.0, whole genome shotgun sequence encodes the following:
- the LOC127847412 gene encoding uncharacterized protein LOC127847412 isoform X1, whose product is MDEKQEKLLRQKRVDIVTDLEPRGIVLDTLYEDGVLTENDVELVSIAPTRKQRCHVLLQLLPTRGPVAYGSLQKALLAGKYHFLVDKLDAQPNVADENARENKKCELCLSFLQRIVGCHSATNSKLLALLSEHCCSFLDNVEPRDVIDRLFQDGILVNDDIDTIMTCSTRRTRCETLFSLLLNVETCVIDSLAASLSKKYGFLVEKVASLKSLHQHEMGFSSTTQRTTHDTALKEYDFASEHGAIRMVQPCNLDTTADDNVPCTAPVWGVQNTATCSDVIDGAMPVEVSRIHDARGALKHKYINKHPHRSGADVITKLKCNKFRLTTEENDRHEKRDANEDTQFSGNEQKSNCAVAQQCGAREIIPKQVTAITSEKTSKRLHVAFNFLSALLNQGQFEKFESFSNQLKASRSSNNDLMCILGYLHASKDLFLTDFDSAKKHICETMKLVAKTSNPRYFALKLFTAKTRMYTTRKKLTKVQETLDDAMMILQTDPVGCTGLAAGGLYLNDGRSKTTQLTCLNLSKPNAFLAYNRLFNGAKASLQRAMTNFQRDGGQGGTDGFGYALCRLAILLLRCGDNGLTMDLIMPPKEDVISAGSYLTQLENSDIPIPKILEMHFRMAKCDYQFRCNNSVRALEHANMARDLAVELNMLEFTVHAQNRVTYLQTKALFGVPDMDEDEAKRVLFEETSSSGSFSK